The following are from one region of the Treponema denticola genome:
- the dinB gene encoding DNA polymerase IV, whose product MATEKVFFHVDIDAFFASVEQLDNPEYMGKPVIVGGQSERGVVSTCSYEARKFGVHSAMPILQARKLCPSGIFLRGRMDRYHEKSKEVMSIFKDFTPEIKQISVDEAFLNMTGMEKIFGMPKNSALLLKKTIKEETGLTVSVGCAQNKYIAKIASGRSKPDGLFIVPAGEEIDFMKSLPLKDVWGVGGKTRERLIAAGLTTVPQIFSSSEHLLQSILGNASGSFLFRAVRGELYDVFSDDVKSHSISTERTFEHDLFSHAEIDDVMFYLASELMYRIFDEKVKGKTVSVKIRYNDFTTVSVQLTGAVVNDTQDLFERARELFYKKFDNKTPIRLLGLCIMNIESDLPEAQTELFYSKKNIKKRKIEETMYALTKKEGKNILKPARLLKKDKDGLE is encoded by the coding sequence ATGGCGACAGAAAAAGTTTTTTTTCATGTTGATATCGATGCCTTTTTCGCTTCCGTTGAACAGCTTGATAATCCGGAGTATATGGGTAAACCTGTAATTGTCGGCGGCCAATCTGAAAGAGGTGTTGTTTCAACTTGTTCCTATGAGGCCAGAAAATTTGGAGTTCATTCAGCGATGCCTATTTTACAGGCTAGAAAACTTTGTCCAAGCGGTATATTTTTAAGAGGCCGCATGGATCGGTATCATGAAAAATCAAAAGAAGTTATGTCTATTTTTAAAGATTTTACTCCCGAAATAAAACAAATTTCCGTAGATGAAGCATTTTTAAATATGACGGGAATGGAAAAAATATTCGGCATGCCTAAAAATTCCGCACTTCTATTAAAAAAGACTATAAAGGAAGAAACGGGTTTAACCGTTTCTGTGGGTTGTGCTCAAAATAAATATATTGCAAAAATAGCATCCGGACGCTCAAAGCCTGACGGACTTTTTATTGTGCCTGCCGGTGAAGAAATTGATTTTATGAAAAGTCTTCCCTTAAAAGATGTATGGGGAGTAGGGGGAAAGACCAGAGAAAGACTTATTGCTGCAGGTTTGACTACCGTACCCCAAATTTTTAGTTCAAGCGAACATCTTTTACAGAGTATTTTAGGAAATGCATCCGGCAGTTTTTTGTTCCGGGCTGTACGGGGGGAGCTTTATGATGTTTTTAGCGACGATGTCAAATCTCATTCGATAAGTACGGAGCGAACTTTTGAGCATGATTTATTTTCTCATGCTGAGATAGATGATGTTATGTTTTATCTTGCATCTGAGCTTATGTATAGAATATTTGATGAGAAGGTAAAAGGGAAAACCGTTTCAGTAAAAATACGCTATAATGATTTTACTACTGTTTCAGTTCAATTGACAGGAGCGGTTGTTAACGATACTCAGGATTTGTTTGAGCGGGCAAGAGAGCTTTTTTACAAAAAATTCGATAATAAAACGCCCATAAGGCTGCTGGGCTTATGCATTATGAATATTGAATCAGATCTTCCCGAAGCACAAACAGAATTATTTTACAGCAAAAAAAATATAAAAAAAAGAAAGATTGAAGAAACTATGTATGCCCTTACAAAAAAAGAGGGAAAGAATATTTTAAAGCCTGCGCGTCTTTTAAAAAAAGATAAGGATGGCCTTGAATGA
- a CDS encoding TIGR00282 family metallophosphoesterase gives MKQFIRIFMGGDVCGNLGLETLQKHLPLIIKKEKIDFCVVNGENTAHGVGIKDDQTEAFFNAGVDIITGGNHTLERFEIRMNFGKDKRVLRPHNFPFAQGSGLAIIEKNGIKYSVINLQGRENMRAIDCPFQSIDFLFSSQNENNLSESINIIDFHAESTMEKEALAFYVDGRVSVFAGTHTHTQTADERILPNGTAYITDLGMIGAKESVIGGSPFTAITRTKSQVPQRVEVLEDGVAIFCGLIAEIDIETKKAVSIKRIQISS, from the coding sequence ATGAAACAATTTATAAGAATTTTTATGGGCGGAGATGTTTGCGGCAACTTAGGTCTTGAAACTTTGCAAAAACATTTGCCCTTGATAATAAAAAAAGAAAAAATAGATTTTTGTGTGGTAAACGGAGAAAACACGGCCCACGGTGTAGGAATAAAAGACGATCAAACGGAAGCCTTTTTTAATGCAGGCGTTGATATTATAACCGGTGGAAATCATACTCTGGAAAGGTTTGAAATCCGTATGAATTTCGGCAAAGACAAAAGAGTTTTGCGGCCTCATAATTTTCCATTTGCGCAAGGTTCAGGTCTCGCCATTATCGAAAAAAACGGAATCAAATACAGCGTAATAAATCTTCAAGGAAGAGAAAACATGAGAGCTATCGACTGTCCATTCCAGTCCATTGATTTTCTTTTCTCTTCACAAAATGAAAATAATTTATCCGAGTCGATTAACATCATAGACTTTCATGCAGAATCCACAATGGAAAAAGAAGCTCTGGCCTTCTACGTTGACGGCAGGGTTTCTGTTTTTGCAGGAACTCATACTCATACCCAAACGGCGGACGAAAGAATCTTACCGAACGGCACAGCCTATATTACCGACCTCGGAATGATCGGCGCCAAGGAGTCCGTAATCGGAGGAAGTCCTTTTACCGCGATTACAAGAACAAAGAGTCAGGTACCTCAGCGTGTAGAAGTGCTTGAAGACGGAGTTGCAATATTTTGCGGTCTAATCGCAGAAATAGACATCGAAACAAAAAAAGCCGTTTCGATAAAAAGAATCCAAATCAGCTCATAG
- a CDS encoding TatD family hydrolase yields MTPMYTDAHVHILDTIEEINSQNIENPILKTFDKEIFFCASANEAGRFEIQEKICRENSEHFILSFGIHPQCPIEDEIPYLEKLLTEKRIAAIGECGFDLFDEHYKSTLEAQKKVWKAQLGFAQKSNLPIVVHCRKGMHLIFDDVKTLNKINAVIFHGWAGSVTEARSFLKKGVNAYFCIGKGLLRGQKAQLETAATLEKDRILTETDAPYMSLKEEKFSLPTDIKKVFSVFTKLRSQTEGLSNYDGKTYKNYAEELKDSIFENFKKAYSIRFDGN; encoded by the coding sequence ATGACTCCCATGTATACCGATGCCCACGTTCATATTTTAGATACGATAGAAGAAATAAATTCTCAAAATATAGAAAATCCGATTTTAAAAACCTTTGATAAGGAGATATTTTTTTGTGCTTCTGCAAATGAAGCCGGCCGTTTTGAAATTCAAGAAAAAATATGCAGAGAAAATTCCGAACATTTTATCCTTTCTTTCGGCATACACCCTCAATGCCCGATAGAAGACGAAATACCATATTTAGAAAAACTTTTAACCGAAAAAAGAATAGCAGCTATTGGAGAATGCGGTTTTGACCTCTTTGACGAACATTATAAAAGCACATTAGAAGCTCAAAAAAAAGTATGGAAGGCCCAACTGGGTTTTGCCCAAAAATCTAATCTCCCCATAGTTGTACACTGCCGAAAAGGAATGCACCTCATATTCGATGATGTAAAAACTCTAAACAAAATAAATGCGGTTATCTTCCACGGATGGGCAGGCTCCGTAACGGAAGCAAGGTCATTTCTAAAAAAAGGAGTAAATGCCTATTTTTGTATCGGTAAGGGCTTGCTCCGAGGACAAAAAGCTCAGCTTGAAACGGCGGCAACTTTAGAAAAGGATAGAATCTTAACCGAAACCGACGCCCCATACATGAGTCTAAAAGAAGAAAAATTTTCACTTCCTACGGATATAAAAAAAGTGTTTTCGGTTTTTACAAAATTAAGGTCACAAACCGAGGGACTTTCAAACTATGATGGAAAAACTTATAAAAATTATGCGGAAGAATTAAAAGATTCAATCTTTGAAAATTTTAAAAAAGCATATAGTATCCGTTTTGACGGCAATTGA